A single window of Colletes latitarsis isolate SP2378_abdomen chromosome 4, iyColLati1, whole genome shotgun sequence DNA harbors:
- the Kdm5 gene encoding lysine demethylase 5 isoform X2 has product MVSRFDTNFGCEDFFGTYHCTQDMACDRGDSDFEFIIPPEAPVFEPSIEEFHDPLGYIAKIRPIAEKSGICKIKPPPNWQPPFAVDVDKFKFVPRIQRLNELEAKTRIKLNFLDQIAKFWELQGSSLKIPLVERKALDLYSLHKIVTDEGGIETVTRERRWAKIANKLGYPSGRSVGSILKNHYERILYPFDVFKQGKTLTDIKIEPDSNVSEKKDRDYKPHGIISRQQIKPPAEKFSRRSKRFSGQEEKQEVSIKQEDCKEECDSDNDCKDGLRSKNGEDNSKELKKLQFYGPGPKMAGFNTKEGKKSNKTRGVKLVYEFDPLAKYICHNCGRGDNEENMLLCDGCDDSYHTFCLMPPLTEIPKGDWRCPKCVAEEVSKPMEAFGFEQAQREYTLQQFGEMADQFKSDYFNMPVHMVPTSLVEKEFWRIVSSIDEDVTVEYGADLHTMDHGSGFPTKTSVNLFTCDQEYAESSWNLNNLPVLRTSVLGHINADISGMKVPWMYVGMCFATFCWHNEDHWSYSINYLHWGEPKTWYGVPGAQAERFEHSMKSAAPELFHSQPDLLHQLVTIMNPNILTSEGVPVFRTDQHAGEFVVTFPRAYHAGFNQGYNFAEAVNFAPADWLKIGRECITHYSNLRRFCVFSHDELVCKMSLDPDSLDIGIATATYHDMLQMVDDEKKLRKNLLEWGVTEAEREAFELLPDDERQCEACKTTCFLSAVTCSCQSSQLVCLRHFTELCDCSPEKHTLRYRYTLDELPIMLQKLKLKAESFDSWVTKVKEAMDPDKKSDKIELNELKELLNEAENKKFPESELLTALTTAVQDAEKCASVAQQLLNNKQRTRTRQSVETKYKLTVEELTLFYKEITNLCCELKESDGVKFILDQVLQFQKEAEELDAKDNCDIEQLEKCIDFGDSICIELPQLVCLKQKLTQIQWLDEVKSIQEDPKSIHRDDLAKLIEKGMTIPPHLSIENTLSELQALMIGIDKWEEKAKLYLHMKSRQNISSLEEFIREADEVEAYLPSLDILQDTLNKAKNWTKMVEEVQARENFPYYDTLDDLIKKGRGIPLHLDALPILESTLSQAKAWKERTARTFLRKNSHYTLMEALSPRIGVGIQALKAKKSKSEESVGPVFVCDTKLDDSNDSATVVAAFKLAEQREMEAMRNLRERNLMKTEIDDSRYCVCRRPRFGLMLQCELCKDWFHSNCVPLPKTSYKGKLPMSREIKFLCPCCLRSRRPRLETILALLVSLQKIPIRLPEGEALQCLTERAMNWQDRARQALATDEISSALAKLSVLSQKLVEAAAREKTEKIISSELKKAANNPELHQRVQAIAPLSGVHSDDSALSTADDDDDVVTIDDDEPSCISKVQRKSQSNDSTEAAVMLSQSARLRLEELMMEGDLLEVALDETQHIWRILSHTNSPSTVRKYATYEEVQTNVTTQDPKDIKKRGRKRKSEEFELLKKLGRQKMEEKNLAKRKGLQKEKKSASSPLPLKRGPRKMKRKEGDEVPKKRGGNRKKTKQDTSDEEDDCAAVNCLRPSGREVDWVQCDGGCEGWFHMHCVGLDRTEIAEEDDYICSNCKEAEQNSTSRAPDPLAESLGLDALLSLSQSQGYQGTDSEADIQETTSFVRTY; this is encoded by the exons ATGGTATCGAGGTTCGACACGAATTTCGGTTGCGAGGATTTTTTCGGGACTTATCACTGCACCCAAGACATGGCTTGCGATCGTGGTGATTCGGACTTCGAGTTCATTATACCGCCAGAGGCGCCGGTCTTCGAACCGAGTATTGAAGAGTTTCACGACCCCCTTGGCTACATTGCAAAAATACGACCGATCGCGgagaagtctggtatttgtaagatCAAACCGCCGCCT AATTGGCAGCCACCATTTGCTGTTGATGttgataaatttaaatttgtccCACGAATACAAAGATTAAATGAATTGGAGGCAAAGACAAGGATAAAACTCAATTTTTTAGATCAAATTGCAAAGTTTTGGGAACTTCAAGGTTCCTCTTTAAAAATTCCTCTTGTAGAACGCAAAGCTCTTGATTTATATTCTTTACACAAGATTGTCACAGATGAAG GTGGGATTGAGACGGTAACAAGGGAAAGAAGGTGGgcaaaaattgcaaataaattagGTTATCCATCTGGACGTAGCGTAGGAAGcatattaaaaaatcattatgAACGAATTTTGTATCCATTTGATGTCTTTAAGCAAGGAAAAACTTTGACAGACATT AAAATTGAACCAGATTCCAATGTGAGCGAAAAGAAGGATAGAGACTATAAACCACATGGAATCATCTCACGGCAGCAAATCAAACCTCCAGCTGAGAAATTTTCACGGCGGTCAAAAAGATTCAGTGGTCAAGAAGAAAAACAGGAAGTATCTATTAAACAAGAAGATTGTAAGGAAGAATGTGATTCTGACAATGACTGTAAAGATGGACTGAGAAGTAAAAATGGCGAGGATAATAGTAAAGAGCTTAAGAAATTACAGTTTTATGGACCTGGCCCAAAAATGGCTGGATTTAATACCAAAGAAGGAAAGAAATCTAATAAGACTAGAGGTGTGAAACTTGTTTATGAATTTGATCCT TTGGCAAAATATATTTGTCACAATTGTGGAAGAGGTGACAATGAAGAAAATATGCTTCTCTGTGATGGATGTGATGATAGTTATCATACCTTCTGTCTTATGCCACCATTAACAGAAATACCAAAAGGTGATTGGCGGTGTCCAAAATGCGTTGCTGAAGAAGTTTCCAAGCCAATGGAAGCATTTGGATTTGAGCAAGCACAAAGAGAGTATACTCTTCAACAATTTGGAGAAATGGCTGATCAATTTAAGAGCGATTACTTCAATATGCCTGTACAT ATGGTGCCAACATCCTTGGTAGAAAAAGAATTTTGGCGAATAGTTTCTTCGATCGATGAAGATGTAACAGTTGAATATGGGGCAGATTTACACACAATGGATCATGGTTCGGGATTTCCGACAAAAACAAGCGTTAATTTATTTACATGCGACCAAGAATATGCTgaatcttcatggaatttaaataatttgccAGTTTTACGTACGAGCGTATTAGGTCATATTAATGCTGACATCAGTGGCATGAAAGTACCGTGGATGTATGTAGGCATGTGTTTTGCAACATTTTGCTGGCACAATGAGGATCACTGGAGCTACTCAATCAACTACCTACACTGGGGGGAACCAAAAACGTGGTACGGTGTTCCAGGCGCTCAGGCAGAACGATTTgagcattcaatgaaatctgctGCTCCAGAACTATTTCATAGCCAGCCAGATTTGCTCCATCAGTTGGTTACTATAATGAATCCAAACATTTTAACAAGCGAAg GTGTTCCAGTATTCAGAACTGATCAGCACGCGGGAGAATTTGTTGTGACATTTCCAAGAGCGTATCACGCCGGATTCAATCAGGGATATAACTTCGCTGAAGCTGTAAATTTCGCACCTGCCGATTGG CTTAAAATTGGCCGGGAATGTATTACGCATTATTCGAATTTAAGACGATTTTGTGTATTTTCTCATGATGAATTGGTATGCAAAATGTCACTGGATCCAGATTCATTGGATATAGGAATTGCGACCGCAACTTATCATGACATGCTGCAGATGGTAGACGACGagaaaaaattacgaaaaaattTATTGGAATGG GGCGTAACAGAAGCAGAACGCGAAGCATTTGAACTTTTACCTGACGATGAGAGGCAGTGTGAAGCGTGCAAAACAACTTGTTTCTTAAGTGCGGTTACATGTTCATGCCAGAGTTCACAGTTAGTTTGCTTGAGACATTTTACCGAACTTTGTGATTGCTCTCCAGAGAAGCACACATTACGTTATCGATATACTTTAGACGAGCTACCCATTATGTTacaaaagttaaaattaaaagcAGAGTCATTTGACTCATGGGTAACAAAAGTAAAAGAAGCAATGGATCCTGATAAGAAGAGCGATAAAATTGAGTTGAACGAGTTGAAGGAGCTTTTGAATGAggcagaaaataaaaaattcccaGAAAGTGAGCTATTAACAGCTTTAACAACTGCTGTACAAGATGCTGAAAAGTGTGCAAGTGTCGCGCAACAACTTCTAAATAACAAGCAGCGAACCAG AACCAGACAATCGGTTGAAACTAAATATAAACTTACAGTAGAAGAATTAActcttttttataaagaaatcaCAAATTTGTGCTGTGAACTAAAAGAATCAGATGGTGTAAAATTTATACTTGATCAAGTGTTACAATTTCAAAAAGAAGCCGAAGAGTTAGATGCTAAGGATAATTGTGATATCGAACAGCTGGAAAAATGTATTGATTTTGGAGATTCTATCTGTATCGAGCTACCTCAACTCGTTTGTTTGAAACAA AAATTAACACAAATTCAGTGGCTTGACGAAGTAAAATCTATTCAAGAAGATCCAAAATCTATACACCGCGACGATTTAgcaaaattaattgaaaaaggTATGACGATACCGCCTCATTTGAGTATAGAAAATACACTTTCCGAACTACAAGCATTAATGATTGGAATCGATAAATGGGAAGAAAAAGCAAAGTTGTACCTTCATATGAAAAGCAGACAAAATATATCGTCTTTAGAAGAATTTATTCGCGAAGCCGACGAAGTAGAAGCTTACTTACCAAGTTTAGACATTCTCCAAGACACATTGAACAAAGCAAAAAATTGGACAAAAATGGTGGAGGAAGTGCAAGCAAGAGAAAATTTTCCTTACTATGATACGTTAGATGATCTGATTAAAAAGGGCAGAGGTATTCCATTGCACTTGGATGCTTTACCAATTTTAGAGTCTACTCTTTCGCAAGCAAAGGCTTGGAAAGAAAGGACAGCAAGAACATTCCTAAGGAAAAATTCACATTATaccttaatggaggctttatctcCGCGAATTGGAGTTGGTATACAAGCGTTGAAGGCTAAGAAGAGTAAGAGTGAAGAGTCCGTAGGACCTGTCTTTGTCTGTGATACAAAATTGGATGATTCCAATGATTCGGCTACCGTCGTGGCTGCGTTCAAATTAGCCGAACAGCGCGAAATGGAAGCAATGAGAAATTTAAGAGAGAGAAATTTAATGAAAACCGAGATAGACGATTCTAGGTATTGCGTCTGTCGTCGACCAAGATTCGGGCTTATGCTTCAATGTGAACTTTGTAAAGATTGGTTTCATT CCAATTGTGTACCATTACCAAAAACGTCGTACAAAGGAAAATTACCAATGTCGAGGGAGATCAAGTTTTTATGCCCTTGTTGTTTACGCTCGCGGCGACCACGGCTAGAAACAATCTTGGCACTTTTAGTCAgtcttcaaaaaattccaattcGTTTACCAGAAGGTGAGGCATTGCAATGTCTAACAGAACGCGCAATGAATTGGCAG GATCGAGCTCGGCAAGCATTAGCTACGGATGAAATTTCATCGGCGTTAGCAAAGTTGTCCGTTCTGTCGCAAAAATTAGTAGAAGCCGCGGCAAGAGAAAAGACAGAAAAAATAATTAGTAGCGAGTTGAAAAAAGCGGCGAATAACCCCGAACTGCATCAAAGGGTACAAGCAATTGCGCCACTTAGCGGTGTACACTCGGACGATAGTGCACTTAGTACTGCA gacgacgacgacgatgttGTTACTATAGACGACGACGAACCAAGTTGCA taTCTAAAGTACAACGTAAATCTCAGTCAAACGATTCAACCGAAGCTGCAGTTATGCTCTCGCAGTCAGCAAGGTTACGCCTAGAAGAATTAATGATGGAAGGTGATCTATTGGAGGTCGCGCTTGACGAAACGCAACACATATGGCGCATATTAAGTCACACAAACAGTCCAAGTACTGTTCGCAAATACGCAACGTACGAAGAAGTACAAACCAATGTAACCACCCAGGACCCAAAGGATATAAAAAAGCGGGGAAGAAAAAGGAAGTCCGAGGAGTTCGAGCTACTTAAAAAACTCGGACGACAAAAAATGGAAGAGAAGAATTTAGCCAAACGTAAGGGTTTACAGAAAGAAAAGAAGTCTGCCAGTTCCCCGTTGCCCCTAAAGCGCGGACCTCGAAAG ATGAAACGCAAAGAAGGCGACGAGGTGCCGAAGAAAAGGGGTGgtaaccggaagaagaccaaaCAAGACACTTCCGACGAAGAAGATGATTGCGCAGCTGTCAATTGCTTACGACCCAGCG GTAGGGAAGTTGATTGGGTTCAGTGCGATGGTGGCTGCGAAGGTTGGTTCCACATGCACTGCGTCGGATTGGATCGCACGGAAATAGCAGAAGAAGACGATTACATTTGTAGCAATTGCAAAGAAGCAGAACAAAATTCGACG TCGAGAGCGCCAGATCCGCTAGCTGAATCGTTAGGCCTGGATGCACTTCTTTCCCTTTCTCAATCTCAGGGATACCAGGGCACAGACAGTGAAGCAGACATCCAGGAAACGACATCGTTCGTCAGGACCTACTAG
- the Kdm5 gene encoding lysine demethylase 5 isoform X3, protein MVSRFDTNFGCEDFFGTYHCTQDMACDRGDSDFEFIIPPEAPVFEPSIEEFHDPLGYIAKIRPIAEKSGICKIKPPPNWQPPFAVDVDKFKFVPRIQRLNELEAKTRIKLNFLDQIAKFWELQGSSLKIPLVERKALDLYSLHKIVTDEGGIETVTRERRWAKIANKLGYPSGRSVGSILKNHYERILYPFDVFKQGKTLTDIKIEPDSNVSEKKDRDYKPHGIISRQQIKPPAEKFSRRSKRFSGQEEKQEVSIKQEDCKEECDSDNDCKDGLRSKNGEDNSKELKKLQFYGPGPKMAGFNTKEGKKSNKTRGVKLVYEFDPLAKYICHNCGRGDNEENMLLCDGCDDSYHTFCLMPPLTEIPKGDWRCPKCVAEEVSKPMEAFGFEQAQREYTLQQFGEMADQFKSDYFNMPVHMVPTSLVEKEFWRIVSSIDEDVTVEYGADLHTMDHGSGFPTKTSVNLFTCDQEYAESSWNLNNLPVLRTSVLGHINADISGMKVPWMYVGMCFATFCWHNEDHWSYSINYLHWGEPKTWYGVPGAQAERFEHSMKSAAPELFHSQPDLLHQLVTIMNPNILTSEGVPVFRTDQHAGEFVVTFPRAYHAGFNQGYNFAEAVNFAPADWLKIGRECITHYSNLRRFCVFSHDELVCKMSLDPDSLDIGIATATYHDMLQMVDDEKKLRKNLLEWGVTEAEREAFELLPDDERQCEACKTTCFLSAVTCSCQSSQLVCLRHFTELCDCSPEKHTLRYRYTLDELPIMLQKLKLKAESFDSWVTKVKEAMDPDKKSDKIELNELKELLNEAENKKFPESELLTALTTAVQDAEKCASVAQQLLNNKQRTRTRQSVETKYKLTVEELTLFYKEITNLCCELKESDGVKFILDQVLQFQKEAEELDAKDNCDIEQLEKCIDFGDSICIELPQLVCLKQKLTQIQWLDEVKSIQEDPKSIHRDDLAKLIEKGMTIPPHLSIENTLSELQALMIGIDKWEEKAKLYLHMKSRQNISSLEEFIREADEVEAYLPSLDILQDTLNKAKNWTKMVEEVQARENFPYYDTLDDLIKKGRGIPLHLDALPILESTLSQAKAWKERTARTFLRKNSHYTLMEALSPRIGVGIQALKAKKSKSEESVGPVFVCDTKLDDSNDSATVVAAFKLAEQREMEAMRNLRERNLMKTEIDDSRYCVCRRPRFGLMLQCELCKDWFHSNCVPLPKTSYKGKLPMSREIKFLCPCCLRSRRPRLETILALLVSLQKIPIRLPEGEALQCLTERAMNWQDRARQALATDEISSALAKLSVLSQKLVEAAAREKTEKIISSELKKAANNPELHQRVQAIAPLSGVHSDDSALSTADDDDDVVTIDDDEPSCSTFNSNEHAYSYISKVQRKSQSNDSTEAAVMLSQSARLRLEELMMEGDLLEVALDETQHIWRILSHTNSPSTVRKYATYEEVQTNVTTQDPKDIKKRGRKRKSEEFELLKKLGRQKMEEKNLAKRKGLQKEKKSASSPLPLKRGPRKMKRKEGDEVPKKRGGNRKKTKQDTSDEEDDCAAVNCLRPSGREVDWVQCDGGCEGWFHMHCVGLDRTEIAEEDDYICSNCKEAEQNSTGYQGTDSEADIQETTSFVRTY, encoded by the exons ATGGTATCGAGGTTCGACACGAATTTCGGTTGCGAGGATTTTTTCGGGACTTATCACTGCACCCAAGACATGGCTTGCGATCGTGGTGATTCGGACTTCGAGTTCATTATACCGCCAGAGGCGCCGGTCTTCGAACCGAGTATTGAAGAGTTTCACGACCCCCTTGGCTACATTGCAAAAATACGACCGATCGCGgagaagtctggtatttgtaagatCAAACCGCCGCCT AATTGGCAGCCACCATTTGCTGTTGATGttgataaatttaaatttgtccCACGAATACAAAGATTAAATGAATTGGAGGCAAAGACAAGGATAAAACTCAATTTTTTAGATCAAATTGCAAAGTTTTGGGAACTTCAAGGTTCCTCTTTAAAAATTCCTCTTGTAGAACGCAAAGCTCTTGATTTATATTCTTTACACAAGATTGTCACAGATGAAG GTGGGATTGAGACGGTAACAAGGGAAAGAAGGTGGgcaaaaattgcaaataaattagGTTATCCATCTGGACGTAGCGTAGGAAGcatattaaaaaatcattatgAACGAATTTTGTATCCATTTGATGTCTTTAAGCAAGGAAAAACTTTGACAGACATT AAAATTGAACCAGATTCCAATGTGAGCGAAAAGAAGGATAGAGACTATAAACCACATGGAATCATCTCACGGCAGCAAATCAAACCTCCAGCTGAGAAATTTTCACGGCGGTCAAAAAGATTCAGTGGTCAAGAAGAAAAACAGGAAGTATCTATTAAACAAGAAGATTGTAAGGAAGAATGTGATTCTGACAATGACTGTAAAGATGGACTGAGAAGTAAAAATGGCGAGGATAATAGTAAAGAGCTTAAGAAATTACAGTTTTATGGACCTGGCCCAAAAATGGCTGGATTTAATACCAAAGAAGGAAAGAAATCTAATAAGACTAGAGGTGTGAAACTTGTTTATGAATTTGATCCT TTGGCAAAATATATTTGTCACAATTGTGGAAGAGGTGACAATGAAGAAAATATGCTTCTCTGTGATGGATGTGATGATAGTTATCATACCTTCTGTCTTATGCCACCATTAACAGAAATACCAAAAGGTGATTGGCGGTGTCCAAAATGCGTTGCTGAAGAAGTTTCCAAGCCAATGGAAGCATTTGGATTTGAGCAAGCACAAAGAGAGTATACTCTTCAACAATTTGGAGAAATGGCTGATCAATTTAAGAGCGATTACTTCAATATGCCTGTACAT ATGGTGCCAACATCCTTGGTAGAAAAAGAATTTTGGCGAATAGTTTCTTCGATCGATGAAGATGTAACAGTTGAATATGGGGCAGATTTACACACAATGGATCATGGTTCGGGATTTCCGACAAAAACAAGCGTTAATTTATTTACATGCGACCAAGAATATGCTgaatcttcatggaatttaaataatttgccAGTTTTACGTACGAGCGTATTAGGTCATATTAATGCTGACATCAGTGGCATGAAAGTACCGTGGATGTATGTAGGCATGTGTTTTGCAACATTTTGCTGGCACAATGAGGATCACTGGAGCTACTCAATCAACTACCTACACTGGGGGGAACCAAAAACGTGGTACGGTGTTCCAGGCGCTCAGGCAGAACGATTTgagcattcaatgaaatctgctGCTCCAGAACTATTTCATAGCCAGCCAGATTTGCTCCATCAGTTGGTTACTATAATGAATCCAAACATTTTAACAAGCGAAg GTGTTCCAGTATTCAGAACTGATCAGCACGCGGGAGAATTTGTTGTGACATTTCCAAGAGCGTATCACGCCGGATTCAATCAGGGATATAACTTCGCTGAAGCTGTAAATTTCGCACCTGCCGATTGG CTTAAAATTGGCCGGGAATGTATTACGCATTATTCGAATTTAAGACGATTTTGTGTATTTTCTCATGATGAATTGGTATGCAAAATGTCACTGGATCCAGATTCATTGGATATAGGAATTGCGACCGCAACTTATCATGACATGCTGCAGATGGTAGACGACGagaaaaaattacgaaaaaattTATTGGAATGG GGCGTAACAGAAGCAGAACGCGAAGCATTTGAACTTTTACCTGACGATGAGAGGCAGTGTGAAGCGTGCAAAACAACTTGTTTCTTAAGTGCGGTTACATGTTCATGCCAGAGTTCACAGTTAGTTTGCTTGAGACATTTTACCGAACTTTGTGATTGCTCTCCAGAGAAGCACACATTACGTTATCGATATACTTTAGACGAGCTACCCATTATGTTacaaaagttaaaattaaaagcAGAGTCATTTGACTCATGGGTAACAAAAGTAAAAGAAGCAATGGATCCTGATAAGAAGAGCGATAAAATTGAGTTGAACGAGTTGAAGGAGCTTTTGAATGAggcagaaaataaaaaattcccaGAAAGTGAGCTATTAACAGCTTTAACAACTGCTGTACAAGATGCTGAAAAGTGTGCAAGTGTCGCGCAACAACTTCTAAATAACAAGCAGCGAACCAG AACCAGACAATCGGTTGAAACTAAATATAAACTTACAGTAGAAGAATTAActcttttttataaagaaatcaCAAATTTGTGCTGTGAACTAAAAGAATCAGATGGTGTAAAATTTATACTTGATCAAGTGTTACAATTTCAAAAAGAAGCCGAAGAGTTAGATGCTAAGGATAATTGTGATATCGAACAGCTGGAAAAATGTATTGATTTTGGAGATTCTATCTGTATCGAGCTACCTCAACTCGTTTGTTTGAAACAA AAATTAACACAAATTCAGTGGCTTGACGAAGTAAAATCTATTCAAGAAGATCCAAAATCTATACACCGCGACGATTTAgcaaaattaattgaaaaaggTATGACGATACCGCCTCATTTGAGTATAGAAAATACACTTTCCGAACTACAAGCATTAATGATTGGAATCGATAAATGGGAAGAAAAAGCAAAGTTGTACCTTCATATGAAAAGCAGACAAAATATATCGTCTTTAGAAGAATTTATTCGCGAAGCCGACGAAGTAGAAGCTTACTTACCAAGTTTAGACATTCTCCAAGACACATTGAACAAAGCAAAAAATTGGACAAAAATGGTGGAGGAAGTGCAAGCAAGAGAAAATTTTCCTTACTATGATACGTTAGATGATCTGATTAAAAAGGGCAGAGGTATTCCATTGCACTTGGATGCTTTACCAATTTTAGAGTCTACTCTTTCGCAAGCAAAGGCTTGGAAAGAAAGGACAGCAAGAACATTCCTAAGGAAAAATTCACATTATaccttaatggaggctttatctcCGCGAATTGGAGTTGGTATACAAGCGTTGAAGGCTAAGAAGAGTAAGAGTGAAGAGTCCGTAGGACCTGTCTTTGTCTGTGATACAAAATTGGATGATTCCAATGATTCGGCTACCGTCGTGGCTGCGTTCAAATTAGCCGAACAGCGCGAAATGGAAGCAATGAGAAATTTAAGAGAGAGAAATTTAATGAAAACCGAGATAGACGATTCTAGGTATTGCGTCTGTCGTCGACCAAGATTCGGGCTTATGCTTCAATGTGAACTTTGTAAAGATTGGTTTCATT CCAATTGTGTACCATTACCAAAAACGTCGTACAAAGGAAAATTACCAATGTCGAGGGAGATCAAGTTTTTATGCCCTTGTTGTTTACGCTCGCGGCGACCACGGCTAGAAACAATCTTGGCACTTTTAGTCAgtcttcaaaaaattccaattcGTTTACCAGAAGGTGAGGCATTGCAATGTCTAACAGAACGCGCAATGAATTGGCAG GATCGAGCTCGGCAAGCATTAGCTACGGATGAAATTTCATCGGCGTTAGCAAAGTTGTCCGTTCTGTCGCAAAAATTAGTAGAAGCCGCGGCAAGAGAAAAGACAGAAAAAATAATTAGTAGCGAGTTGAAAAAAGCGGCGAATAACCCCGAACTGCATCAAAGGGTACAAGCAATTGCGCCACTTAGCGGTGTACACTCGGACGATAGTGCACTTAGTACTGCA gacgacgacgacgatgttGTTACTATAGACGACGACGAACCAAGTTGCAGTACGTTTAACAGTAACGAACACGCTTACTCTTATA taTCTAAAGTACAACGTAAATCTCAGTCAAACGATTCAACCGAAGCTGCAGTTATGCTCTCGCAGTCAGCAAGGTTACGCCTAGAAGAATTAATGATGGAAGGTGATCTATTGGAGGTCGCGCTTGACGAAACGCAACACATATGGCGCATATTAAGTCACACAAACAGTCCAAGTACTGTTCGCAAATACGCAACGTACGAAGAAGTACAAACCAATGTAACCACCCAGGACCCAAAGGATATAAAAAAGCGGGGAAGAAAAAGGAAGTCCGAGGAGTTCGAGCTACTTAAAAAACTCGGACGACAAAAAATGGAAGAGAAGAATTTAGCCAAACGTAAGGGTTTACAGAAAGAAAAGAAGTCTGCCAGTTCCCCGTTGCCCCTAAAGCGCGGACCTCGAAAG ATGAAACGCAAAGAAGGCGACGAGGTGCCGAAGAAAAGGGGTGgtaaccggaagaagaccaaaCAAGACACTTCCGACGAAGAAGATGATTGCGCAGCTGTCAATTGCTTACGACCCAGCG GTAGGGAAGTTGATTGGGTTCAGTGCGATGGTGGCTGCGAAGGTTGGTTCCACATGCACTGCGTCGGATTGGATCGCACGGAAATAGCAGAAGAAGACGATTACATTTGTAGCAATTGCAAAGAAGCAGAACAAAATTCGACG GGATACCAGGGCACAGACAGTGAAGCAGACATCCAGGAAACGACATCGTTCGTCAGGACCTACTAG